The following are encoded in a window of Chitinophagaceae bacterium genomic DNA:
- a CDS encoding AMP-binding protein translates to MNYSPEAAFESKEQIKRMQEKKLQESVAYLNERSPFYRELFTSARFNVKGIKTIEDLSVIPVTVKEDLQQRNNDFLCVPKNRIIEYSSTSGTLGSPVTIALTENDLGRLTYNEYSSFVSAEGSADDIYQLMLTLDRQFMAGMAYYAGLRKLGAGIIRLGPGVPSLQWETIQRLKPTAIVAVPSFILKLVQFANEHKIDVNSSTVKKAICIGENIRNTDFSLNTLGKRITDAWNIKLFSTYASTEMQTAFTECSECKGGHLQPDLLIVELLDEMNKPVAAGEPGEVTITTLGVEGMPLLRYKTGDICVYDDAPCKCGRNTLRLSPVMGRKKQMIKYKGTTLYPPSIFDLLNEMEEVQDFVAEVYSNDIGMDEVMLHLLPLNSSEEINRKIRSNLQARLRVSPHIRYVSKEEMQKIQFPEGSRKAIRFIDRRN, encoded by the coding sequence ATGAACTATTCTCCCGAAGCAGCATTTGAAAGCAAGGAACAGATCAAACGGATGCAGGAAAAAAAACTGCAGGAATCCGTTGCATACCTGAATGAACGTTCTCCCTTTTACCGGGAACTGTTCACCAGTGCCCGGTTCAATGTAAAAGGGATCAAGACCATTGAAGACCTTTCGGTGATACCGGTTACGGTGAAGGAAGACCTGCAGCAGCGTAACAATGATTTTTTATGTGTGCCTAAGAACAGGATCATAGAATACAGTTCCACTTCCGGTACACTGGGCAGCCCGGTTACCATTGCGCTTACCGAAAATGACCTCGGCCGGCTTACATACAATGAATACTCCTCTTTTGTAAGTGCCGAAGGATCGGCAGATGATATTTACCAGCTGATGCTGACGCTTGACCGGCAATTCATGGCGGGCATGGCCTATTATGCCGGCCTCCGCAAATTAGGCGCAGGCATTATCCGGCTTGGTCCCGGTGTACCCTCCCTGCAATGGGAGACCATCCAGCGATTGAAGCCAACGGCCATTGTTGCGGTCCCTTCCTTTATCCTGAAGCTGGTACAATTTGCAAATGAACATAAGATCGATGTTAATTCTTCAACAGTAAAGAAAGCGATCTGCATCGGGGAAAATATCCGCAACACCGATTTTTCCCTGAACACATTGGGCAAACGCATCACCGACGCCTGGAACATCAAATTATTCTCTACCTATGCTTCCACCGAAATGCAGACCGCCTTTACGGAATGCAGCGAGTGTAAAGGAGGGCACCTGCAACCCGATCTTCTGATCGTGGAACTGCTGGATGAAATGAATAAGCCGGTTGCAGCCGGTGAACCGGGTGAAGTGACCATTACCACCCTGGGTGTGGAAGGCATGCCCCTGCTTCGCTACAAGACAGGCGATATATGTGTGTATGATGATGCACCATGCAAATGCGGCCGCAACACATTACGGTTGTCCCCGGTGATGGGAAGAAAAAAACAAATGATAAAATACAAGGGCACCACCTTATACCCACCTTCCATTTTTGACTTGTTGAACGAAATGGAAGAAGTACAGGATTTTGTTGCCGAAGTATATTCCAATGATATAGGTATGGATGAAGTGATGCTGCACCTGCTGCCGCTGAACAGCAGCGAAGAGATCAACCGTAAGATACGGTCCAACCTGCAGGCCCGCTTACGGGTGAGTCCGCATATCCGGTACGTATCCAAAGAGGAGATGCAGAAGATACAGTTCCCTGAAGGAAGCCGGAAGGCGATCAGGTTTATCGACAGGAGGAATTAA
- a CDS encoding FAD-dependent monooxygenase: protein MHDQYDVVILGGGLAGLTLSLQLKNAKPGLSILVLERREADAAVAAHKVGESTVELGTHYLREVLNLKDYLEEHELPKHGLRFFFRSHTKDDIASRVELGPRLRLPVPSHQLDRGTVENYMMRLTREKGTDLVLGAKVSNVDLDRDAGHRVSYIRNGEEITVRCRWVADASGRSSILKRKLQFQKPMEHHTNAVWWRLKGVIDIDTWTNNKEWRSYLEPGLRYLSTVHFMDTGYWLWVIPLGSKNTSIGIVADPAVHPFETFNTYEKAVEWMKKNEPLPYKMLEPLGHGDGLLDFKILKHYAHHTERIYSADRWATTGESGPFLDPLYSPGTDFIALNNSWLSDLILRDMDGEDISGRATIYEKSHLALVDSWIPVYQNKYLLMGNTQIMVIKIFWDWATYWAIPSHLFANKAFTNLRILKELFVAPDSLGRKFGRLNKIMQDLFLEWLPFENRVFSNRYIDPFDLAVLRKFQEEIEVQRNPGEMVTQIEKNMNILEQLAVAIFRFISTEVNGTAPDIKVNPYTINLGKKENAMMLDTGSADAITPGPSIIKDVELMWFYPKAVTETAG from the coding sequence ATGCATGATCAGTATGATGTGGTGATACTTGGCGGAGGGCTTGCAGGTCTGACGCTTTCCTTACAGCTTAAAAATGCAAAGCCCGGCCTTTCCATTCTTGTACTGGAAAGAAGAGAAGCAGACGCGGCTGTTGCAGCACATAAAGTGGGTGAATCAACGGTAGAGCTCGGAACTCATTATTTACGGGAGGTATTGAACCTGAAAGATTATTTAGAAGAACATGAACTTCCCAAACATGGCCTGCGCTTTTTTTTCAGATCACATACCAAGGATGATATTGCAAGCCGTGTTGAATTAGGCCCGCGGCTACGGCTGCCGGTGCCAAGTCACCAGCTTGACAGGGGGACCGTGGAAAATTACATGATGCGGTTGACCAGGGAAAAAGGGACCGACCTGGTACTGGGAGCAAAAGTTTCCAATGTGGATCTTGACAGGGATGCCGGTCACCGCGTTTCTTATATCCGGAACGGCGAAGAGATCACCGTTCGCTGCCGTTGGGTGGCAGATGCATCCGGCAGGTCCAGCATACTGAAGCGCAAACTGCAGTTCCAGAAGCCGATGGAACATCATACCAATGCAGTGTGGTGGAGGCTTAAAGGGGTTATCGATATTGATACATGGACCAACAACAAGGAATGGCGATCATACCTTGAGCCGGGGTTAAGGTATTTAAGCACGGTCCATTTCATGGATACCGGTTATTGGTTATGGGTCATTCCATTGGGGTCTAAGAACACCAGCATCGGAATTGTTGCAGACCCGGCCGTTCATCCGTTTGAAACATTCAACACCTACGAAAAGGCAGTGGAGTGGATGAAAAAGAATGAACCATTGCCTTACAAAATGCTGGAACCGCTCGGGCATGGAGATGGTTTGCTGGATTTTAAGATACTGAAACACTATGCCCATCATACCGAACGGATATATTCGGCAGACCGCTGGGCAACCACCGGTGAATCGGGCCCTTTTTTAGATCCGCTTTATTCACCCGGAACTGATTTCATTGCGTTGAATAATTCCTGGTTAAGTGATCTGATACTCCGTGATATGGACGGGGAGGATATTTCCGGGCGTGCCACCATTTATGAAAAATCACACCTTGCATTGGTGGATAGCTGGATACCGGTTTACCAGAATAAATACCTGTTGATGGGAAACACCCAGATCATGGTGATAAAAATATTCTGGGACTGGGCAACATACTGGGCAATACCTTCACATTTGTTTGCCAACAAGGCATTTACCAATCTCCGGATACTTAAAGAACTTTTTGTTGCGCCCGATAGCCTGGGCAGGAAGTTCGGACGCCTGAATAAAATAATGCAGGACCTTTTTCTTGAATGGCTGCCTTTTGAGAACCGGGTATTTTCTAACCGCTATATTGATCCTTTTGACCTGGCTGTTTTAAGAAAATTCCAGGAAGAAATAGAAGTACAGCGTAACCCGGGGGAAATGGTCACACAGATCGAAAAGAATATGAATATCCTGGAACAATTGGCCGTTGCGATCTTCCGGTTCATAAGTACAGAGGTGAACGGAACAGCCCCTGACATAAAGGTCAACCCGTATACCATCAACCTGGGAAAAAAGGAAAATGCAATGATGCTGGATACCGGATCGGCCGATGCGATCACTCCCGGCCCCTCCATTATTAAAGATGTGGAACTGATGTGGTTTTACCCGAAAGCAGTAACAGAAACAGCAGGATGA
- the acpS gene encoding holo-ACP synthase, which yields MILGIGTDLIEVERVAEKMEKKSGFKELVFSPAEIIYCESKTNKYEHYAARFAAKEAFLKAIGTGWRSGTAFHEIEVYNDGEGKPELRFSGTTADTVAEMRIGNIFVSLSHLKTMACAMVIIESR from the coding sequence ATGATCCTAGGCATCGGCACCGACCTGATCGAAGTGGAACGGGTGGCCGAAAAGATGGAAAAGAAATCCGGCTTTAAGGAATTGGTTTTTTCGCCGGCAGAAATTATTTATTGTGAATCAAAGACCAATAAGTACGAACACTATGCCGCCCGCTTTGCAGCCAAAGAAGCCTTCTTAAAAGCGATCGGCACCGGCTGGCGGAGCGGAACGGCCTTCCATGAAATTGAAGTGTATAATGATGGTGAAGGAAAGCCGGAGTTACGTTTTTCAGGTACAACGGCGGATACCGTTGCTGAAATGAGAATAGGAAATATTTTCGTTTCGCTCTCCCACCTTAAGACAATGGCATGTGCCATGGTGATCATTGAATCCCGTTAA